AGGAAAATAACAAGATGCATCAAACAGCGTAGATGCCTCCAACAatcattgattttattttgtgaatttgATGAGTGAAATGATTTAAAGATAACCATTTTGCTTGCAGCATTCAATTGCATCAGTAAAAATGTCCTCCACACTATACTTGAACTCAAAGCCAGCATCCACCAGTTTCTGGGAGTCTAAATGTGGCAACTTGGCACCTTTTATTTCCTTCGCCTCTCTGAATGAACAACACAAATCAATCATTAGTCCTACAGTTAATACAAAACCAGATACTGTATAATTGTCACACCAACTTTTAGATTTGTGAATTGTGTAATGTTAGAAACTGCAATCTGAAAACTTGACTATGTGCAAGGAGAACAGAACTTACTCTACAGATGGTATTTGAAATTCTGGGTATTTGGTTGAAATAATTTCAGCAATCTCTTCAATGGGTACAATGAAGGGTGAACAGTTATATCTCCCTTTGGGATTAGGATGCTCTAGCAGAAAGATATGTGCTCTAGCCAAATCATCCACATGAACCATATGGTAACGAATCACtccaatttcttcctttttgccTGCATCAGTTTAACGCCAacttcaattatatataaccTTTATTGAATCTTGTGAAAAGGTGTCATATGATTTCAATAGAACTcagtttgaaaaatgaaaagtaaaaaggaaTAAGAGAGTGGAATAAGGTGTAAGAAGTGTACCAAACAACAAAAGCAGTGCTCTTTCAACAGAGTCAGGAAGCTTGGGACAGATGAAACgtccaacaacaaagggaggCACAAGACTCACAACTTCCAATCCATTCTGTTCTCCAAACTCAAACACTGCCTTTTCTGTCAACACCTTTGAAATTGTATATGACCAACTGAAAGGCTTCAACTTCCTGAGCAAATCAACATCACTCCAAGCACTTTCATCAACCACATCTTGTGGCTCTGAGCCAGTGAAGGAAACAGTAGAAGCACTAGAAGTGTAGACAACCCTCTTCACTGACTTTGCTTTCACAGCTGCTTTCAGTATTCCCAGTGCTCCCTCAATGGCCCTTTTGGTCACAACTTCTTCTGGCTCGTTCACTGCAAAATCAATCGGTGTGGCAGTGTGAAAAATCCCTACACACCCTTCTACTGCTGGACCAAAACTCTCTGGGTCACTTAGATCAGCGTTGAAAAAACGTAGCTTTTCTGATGCACCAGGTAGATTTGTGAGAAAGCTAACATCCCTCTTGCGTCCTGTTCATGCCAAAACAGAACAACATAGTTATAACCTTGTCCAACGTTAACTACTGTAGTGGGTAACTTCAGTTCTcattaaagaaaagtaaaaacattaTACCAATAAAGCTTTAGTTACTTACCTGGGTCAGATCTAATAGTTGTATTAACAGAATATCCATGTTCAAGGAGTGACTTGATGATCCATGAACCAATGAAGCCTGTGCCTCCAGTGACACAAACTGTGCCTTTTGTCTCTGCCATTGTAATGTAATACTCTTCCTGTGGCAGTGTTTacttttctttgtgttgtgcaCTCCTCCACGCTATAAATTTCTTCTGCTTTCTCTGAATGTGTATATATAGAAGCATAGCATTTAGGTTGGTAGCTATTGCTATCAACTATAAGGTATAATGTTATTGACTATTCTTTGGGTCAAACATAGCACAGTTGAATGAACTTCACTCAAGTTAACTTAGTTTTCTTCATTCAAAGAGACACAATAGGCACATTTAGAGTTGAGAAAAAGagtaactaaaaaaaagaatctTGGAGATAAGTCTTTGTTTTCAGCAAGTTTGAATAGTACTCTCACCTACCAAACTCACTCACATAGttataaattttggttttaagttacaattatatacatttttcttttaacatttttacatattttttcattaaatctaGAATATATCAggacaataataaataaatagtaaaaaagtaATACATATGtgcattaaaatattatccaaaaatctatcaaaatattttttttttaaaattttattctaactattaataaagaaacaaaagactCTATGAAtataaattctttaatatttaatcttatcatataaacaacaaaaattaatatcttaactgatagtaaaatatatagagaatacaaaatttattatatatatttctctttcaatttacttttcttattctaGGGAGTGTACTGCACATGCTCAGCTACCGAGTCTAATGCAAATACTTAAACtaggaataaaatatttatattttatagaagAATATCACTATCCATTGACTTGGGGAAGCCTTTAAGTttattataagagaaaaaaaacaataaaaaggcTGCTTTCTGTGAAAAAATGACCTGATCAACTTGTAAACCCATGTGGgtccaaattaatttaaagaagaaaaaattattagattGGTTAATATTATTGATGTAGTTcagattgaaattattttagtcTAATTCATCTTCTCACACAAAGTTGATTAtcataactaaaaaaaaatagtttgttaTATATGTCCATTTGAGAGACACAAGACGACTAGTTAATACTACAATTGATTATTATACAACTAAAAGAGAATCGTTTGTCATTTTTagacaataaattattttggttcCATTGAACGACAGCAACTCAAAACATCAATTATGAATCATTATTTATCCTTAAAAATTGGAAGATTGCATGTGGGAATGGAGTTGTATCATGTTCCTCCAAGAATAGTCAATTATGAATGTATTTTgtgttttgaaaaagtttattttattgggTGAGAAGTTTAGATGGGATAATGtagggaaagaaaaagagaagttaGAATTGTCATGGTTTGATTTAGATGGaattgagaagagaaaaaacttGCCCTAGATGGATTTAGTGGGAAAAATTGGACCATTTCAACAATCCAAGTATGATATTTGTGTATGAACTCATGGTTATTGAttcaattattgatgaattgatCGCATCTAAACCTAATGATATCTTGACTAATATTAATTGATCtcatatactaataaaaatatatgtacgTAGAATATgtgtgtttaaattttttttatgataataaaaataataaaattataattataaaaaaatataaataaattttataatttgattgtaaatagtttttatttaattaatttaaaatatgattaaattaaaaaactgttaaattttaaaaaataagtagttgcttgaagaataaaattgaaaaaatgtgaAGGTGaatcatctttatataatagtatagatattttaatatatatatatatatatatatgggtttacTAATTTATGTAAGGGGGTTTTTCAATTGGTATATTTTAGCAAAGTataccaagttttaggttacaaaaatgtctctaataaaaaaaagataattttaaatccaaaggtattttaataattttaaaatttaatttaaaataaaaaaaataaaaagtagttattaaaaatcctgattgaTAGTGAGAGaagttattatcttttattttatttttaattttaaaaaacaaataccttttattttattttttattttaaaatttaaaataaaagctgATAACTTCTCTCGTACACGTGGAtcaatcaggatttttaataactactttttatttttttttattttaaattaaattttaaaattattaaaatacccttggatttaaagttggtttttttttttaacaaggacatttttgtaacctaaactttggtacactttgctaaaatgtaccaactgaaaagcCTATgccctgtttttcagttggtacattttaacaatgtgtatcggattatagtagacaaaaatactctcatatattgtggatactaagttttaaagtcaaggatatttaaataattttcattctcaaaactaagaaaaaaaaaaagaaacccccaaacccttactcacctctgtcattcctctcaatcttttctctttcatctctctcactctaaccttttctctgtcatctctactgtagccccaattaaaaaaaaatcagaaacactgaTGGTTAAgcattttcttacaaaaaaatgattttataacgagtttttattttataatttttgtcttatttaattttatctaattttcacaggcataatgacatatgaaatgaaggaattggtaattggcctggaaaaaatcagaaacactcgctattaaacaatttcttacaaaaaatgattttataatgagttttcattttataatttttgtcttatctaattttatctaatttttacaagcataatgacatcaaaaggaattggtaattggcctgaaggttttttaagggatgatgattcaacatctgcaaatgatgaaattagagaggttagtgaagatgttgaaattgaagagatcttgaatgaacctttgttgaaggcgaatatgccaaagactcaactctttacaaaggtaaattctttaacgacgagtatttctaattttttttagttggatctaccataggatgataaaaaaaaggttggagtgagagagatgaaagagaaaggattgagaggaataagagaggtgagtaaggggttggagtttcttttttttagttttgagaatgaaaattatttaaatatccttgaccttaaaacttagaatccatgataaatgaggttatttttgtctactataatccggtacacattgttaaaacgtaccaactggaAAACAGCAGTacacgtgttaacaaacccatatatatatatatatatatatatatatatatatatatatatatatatatatatatatatatatatatatatataatgaattggGTTATAACAATTTGAGACGtatcatttttacatttttcacaaatatacaattttaattggAAGTACtccatttttctaaaattatttttcttttagttcaatgttattatgtgatttaaTTGCTTATAAGAAATTCTCATACATGTAAGTGATAATGgtaaatttaacaattaactTTAATACATACTATTTCAATGaagatgttaatattttttttattaaaaactgaaCGATATatcaatgatttttaaaattaaaaatataaatttgtaattataaatttttgggCACCAACATTGTGTATTTACAAAagttttaggaaaaaaaatatttcattcctaatttttaaaaaatttgaacccatCAAAACCCAAGTTAGGTTATATTGGGTCAGAAGGGGTGGTAAAGTCCTCCACTTCCACCCTAAGTAGTAAAAGATGagatttaaataattgttgtgTTGAAAGAAAGGTATAAACTAGTCAAGTTTGGAGTCTACCAcgtaatgtttaaaatttagtttgtgaattttttggttgatttaatttgacttatttatttaaattagagcTGTTGAAAATTCGAATTTgatttagttaatttataattgtttttcaatgacaataaaaaaattaaaattaaaatctcacACAAATTATTCAAACAATCTTTAACAGATGACCCCTGTAGATATTTCTAACTTATTGACTTTTgcttctattaatttttttattaaattgattagtCAACTTAATATTTCTTAAACATTGTAATGTTGTTTGATAACAGTACAACAATGCTCAATATAGCatgtaaaattcaaatattctgaattgagaaaataaatatattaacttcttttaataagattttaagaaaatattcttaaatattttcttaatttttttaaacttacttaatactaaaaaaaagagTTAGTCATAACGTTGATTCGggtaaattaacatttttacattGTTTGTGCAATTTGtcctcttattttttttatttttgtaaaaggaaATATGATAATTATCTGATTAAAGAGAAATAGTGGGATTCACATTTTGAAAGGAATGTCCACTTAGTTAAGTTTTGAGAAATTCTATAgctttttactaaaaaaattaatatctaaataatctaaattaatatctactaaaaaaaattgtatttgacATTAACTATAAAAATTCCATTGATATTGATAAAGAAAACACGAGTAATTTTAATTGAGAGAAAACActgttatatataataaaaagaaaagttaaaatattatctaaaataaCAATCCCAATTGACTTTTTCCTAAAACAAAACCCTcccaatatataatatatatatacacatacatacatacatatatatatatatatatatatatatatattaaattaatagttATAACATAAACAAGAATTGGTTTGtcacatttattattaatttttcaagtaaaaataattgCCACGTGTGtcttcaaataaagaaaaaattgaattgtttGAATATCTACATCAACAATGTTTATTCAACGTACTAATATTCTGGAGTTGTACAAAATGGACTTGGCGCCGTTGTCATGTATTTTTAGTATTTGACTCGGtcataattttttgtcttttgatttagactaaaatatttttttaaaaaaaatactaaaatatattttactatttaaaactattaattttgatattattttaataaaaaatattttcaattttggaaagtttaaaatttattttttatttccaatatTATCTTTCAATATTGATTAATATGTTATGTGAAATAATACTTATTAGTAATTGTTGGTCACGTATGTTAATGATTGTTAAATGATTATTCATTGAAATATTATTACTGAAAACACATTTTCTATTAcacaaaacatttattattataataattattgaggaaaaatattattaaattgattttaataaaaaataactatataaataaataatttactttgTGTCTGTCGTATTTGACTTCATAACTAGGAGTAGGCAAATAGAATCTATATTACTAAATTTctactgaactaaaaactaattttctaaACTGAACTTTTAGagtttaattcattattttttgttttatcaaactgtactgaactgaactatactaaattgtactaaactacaatataaattgaaataaactactcattatactaattttaaactgaattgtactaatttttaaactaaataatataaaaatacatattctttttaattgaaaattattttattttattcacaagtgtcttacaaattaaatttttaattatttgatattattattttctattttatttatatttcttttattataaaatgtgtatggaaattattttattatttatttatttattttattttttatttttttatttatatttattttgtcatgaatattattttacttttatatttatttttttaattttttatttatatttttggttttatatgtgtataacttattttatctttttatctacttattttattttaaaataaatttttatttatatttatgttgttgtctcataaaattgttttattaatcaattatttattgtttatattttattatgtaaaaattaaactaatatctattaattattataatataataaaagacgGTACTAGAAAAGTTACTCTTAATAaacctttattaattttttgtcatttaatatttctataacattaattatttttgctatattattatttttgttatgatatttcattatacagtcatttaataaaatttaacgttaaaaaatatattttagttttagtctataaaatactatcatttaaaaataataatattgatatttattttgaagtaagttgatttttaaaataaataattatttcagtGTGTGCTCTTacacacattttaatatcattaaaagttttttttaacacatttttacatATTNNNNNNNNNNNNNNNNNNNNNNNNNNNNNNNNNNNNNNNNNNNNNNNNNNNNNNNNNNNNNNNNNNNNNNNNNNNNNNNNNNNNNNNNNNNNNNNNNNNNNNNNNNNNNNNNNNNNNNNNNNNNNNNNNNNNNNNNNNNNNNNNNNNNNNNNNNNNNNNNNNNNNNNNNNNNNNNNNNNNNNNNNNNNNNNNNNNNNNNNNNNNNNNNNNNNNNNNNNNNNNNNNNNNNNNNNNNNNNNNNNNNNNNNNNNNNNNNNNNNNNNNNNNNNNNNNNNNNNNNNNNNNNNNNNNNNNNNNNNNNNNNNNNNNNNNNNNNNNNNNNNNNNNNNNNNNNNNNNNNNNNNNNNNNNNNNNNNNNNNNNNNNNNNNNNNNNNNNNNNNNNNNNNNNNNNNNNNNNNNNNNNNNNNNNNNNNNNNNNNNNNNNNNNNNNNNNNNNNNNNNNNNNNNNNNNNNNNNNNNNNNNNNNNNNNNNNNNNNNNNNNNNNNNNNNNNNNNNNNNNNNNNNNNNNNNNNNNNNNNNNNNNNNNNNNNNNNNNNNNNNNNNNNNNNNNNNNNNNNNNNNNNNNNNNNNNNNNNNNNNNNNNNNNNNNNNNNNNNNNNNNNNNNNNNNNNNNNNNNNNNNNNNNNNNNNNNNNNNNNNNNNNNNNNNNNNNNNNNNNNNNNNNNNNNNNNNNNNNNNNNNNNNNNNNNNNNNNNNNNNNNNNNNNNNNNNNNNNNNNNNNNNNNNNNNNNNNNNNNNNNNNNNNNNNNNNNNNNNNNNNNNNNNNNNNNNNNNNNNNNNNNNNNNNNNNNNNNNNNNNNNNNNNNNNNNNNNNNNNNNNNNNNNNNNNNNNNNNNNNNNNNNNNNNNNNNNNNNNNNNNNNNNNNNNNNNNNNNNNNNNNNNNNNNNNNNNNNNNNNNNNNNNNNNNNNNNNNNNNNNNNNNNNNNNNNNNNNNNNNNNNNNNNNNNNNNNNNNNNNNNNNNNNNNNNNNNNNNNNNNNNNNNNNNNNNNNNNNNNNNNNNNNNNNNNNNNNNNNNNNNNNNNNNNNNNNNNNNNNNNNNNNNNNNNNNNNNNNNNNNNNNNNNNNNNNNNNNNNNNNNNNNNNNNNNNNNNNNNNNNNNNNNNNNNNNNNNNNNNNNNNNNNNNNNNNNNNNtttttcattttttaaaaaatatctctaattcaaattaccaccaccatcttcaattggattgagatgagaaaaaaaatgttggagtgatgacaaaaaaatgttgagatgagagagaaaatatctctgataacaaagggtttctgatttttttttcaattgggacaacagtagggatgacagagaaaatgttggagtgagagagatgacagagaaaatgttagagtgagagagatgaaagaaaaagggttgagaggaacgagggaggtgagtaaggatttggggtttttttttttagttttgagaatgaaaattatttaattatccttgaccttaaaacttagaatccatgataaatgagagtatttttgtctactataatccggtacacattgttaaaacgtaccaactgaaaaacaggcatacgcgtgttaacaaacccctatatatatatatatattgtcctACACACGGAACTAAAAgtgtaatatattatttattaaacaacATGGAACAATTATAAGTCCTGTTCTAGACTTCAGTTCTCTAAACACAAAATTTACTCTTATATTGATTCCTTTAGAATTTGTCCTATCAAGACCCTCCTTTTAACCAATTTCGTAGCTTTTATCCATTTGTGTATATATGACAGCATACAAACAAAATTCCATTTAACTAAAAGACTAAAGAAGTCTTAATTGGAATCAACACAGACTCTACATATCAAGTATCCTGCTAAATTAACTCTTTTAGAATTTCACTTGTCAAAACCCCAAGTTTAGACTAGAAACCAATCAAAATTCTCACTTTTCATTTCATCAATATCTTACAACAATTTACACCCATATATACCATAAATTTATCAGCTCAAAAGATCAAAATAAGTAACAATCAACAAAATCTCACGGCAAGACTATTCCAATAGCAAACAACGCACATTTTaaaccaattccaatgaaatCATGCTATCCAATTTCAATGACTCaatcaatttattcaaattagAACACACCAAGGCATTTAACTTCCTTTACCTTACAGAAGACCCAACTGCTCTACAAGAGCTAAGATAACTCCCTAGCTCAAGGAACTTTATCTGCACTTATAACTcacataataatcataatacGTGGTTAAAACCACTGATCAATAGAGAACCTAAAGGAAAAACCTAGGTgattgatgagtgcatatttatgcccatatttatgttttaaaattcaaattttcaatgaTATTCttatgcttaaatgattgatttaaaataaatttgtgacGATAagatttattgggtttgagaattaaatatgcttaaaatgtgatttttagttacataaattattttagatgttctaatgtttatttgtgcagctgaagttataattttatttatttaaagcatgaaattgaatggttaAAGTTGGTCCAATATAGTCAACTCAGGGTTCCTatggaattttgaaaagaaagagatggctaaaGTGCAATTAGAAGAAAATTCTGGACTTCTGtgcaattttgaataaaataaaaacggttgaaatttaattttggacaagtttaaatctattagatattttaaaagataatttggagaaaatatatcttaagatattttatttgatatccataattaacttatttaac
This region of Vigna radiata var. radiata cultivar VC1973A unplaced genomic scaffold, Vradiata_ver6 scaffold_360, whole genome shotgun sequence genomic DNA includes:
- the LOC106779595 gene encoding vestitone reductase produces the protein MAETKGTVCVTGGTGFIGSWIIKSLLEHGYSVNTTIRSDPGRKRDVSFLTNLPGASEKLRFFNADLSDPESFGPAVEGCVGIFHTATPIDFAVNEPEEVVTKRAIEGALGILKAAVKAKSVKRVVYTSSASTVSFTGSEPQDVVDESAWSDVDLLRKLKPFSWSYTISKVLTEKAVFEFGEQNGLEVVSLVPPFVVGRFICPKLPDSVERALLLLFGKKEEIGVIRYHMVHVDDLARAHIFLLEHPNPKGRYNCSPFIVPIEEIAEIISTKYPEFQIPSVEEAKEIKGAKLPHLDSQKLVDAGFEFKYSVEDIFTDAIECCKQNGYL